One genomic segment of Syntrophorhabdus sp. includes these proteins:
- a CDS encoding SGNH/GDSL hydrolase family protein codes for MKLLIRGGSIAAGYGATRRYADIVAERLLPRAVEVIVRSRHRETTFDGVATFVVDIDPFRPDILLFSFGVDDAFQGVYRSEFQENLVQMIRLARLRFGPQVVLATSHTFDDPYDMDAVNIFYRSLSTVASDLDCLLIPVHHHFAGYLEEKGLTGKDLTGPDPRYPNDRGHEVIAEAILKGLSKLLPGSSHATEDR; via the coding sequence ATGAAGTTACTTATCCGCGGGGGGAGCATTGCGGCCGGTTATGGCGCGACGCGGCGGTATGCCGATATTGTGGCGGAACGCCTTCTCCCGAGGGCGGTGGAGGTCATCGTGAGGTCGAGGCACAGGGAGACCACCTTCGATGGCGTCGCGACGTTCGTTGTGGATATCGATCCCTTTCGGCCCGACATCCTGCTGTTTAGTTTCGGCGTCGACGATGCGTTTCAGGGCGTGTATCGCTCGGAGTTCCAGGAGAACCTGGTGCAGATGATACGGCTGGCAAGGCTGCGATTCGGTCCTCAGGTCGTCCTTGCCACATCGCATACCTTCGACGACCCCTACGACATGGATGCCGTCAACATCTTCTACCGCTCCCTCAGCACAGTCGCCTCCGACCTTGACTGCCTTCTGATACCGGTGCACCATCATTTCGCGGGCTACCTGGAAGAGAAGGGTCTCACGGGCAAAGACCTTACTGGCCCCGACCCGAGATACCCCAACGACAGGGGCCACGAGGTCATCGCCGAAGCCATCCTGAAGGGTCTGAGCAAACTCCTCCCGGGGTCATCACACGCAAC